AGTGGGGAAATCCGGGTGATCCTTGACCTCAAGTTCGGAAGAGGATCGGCAGTGGACGCAGTGGAGATTGCAGCGCCGCGTGATCTCCCAGGCAAGCCATTTGAGCTCGAATTCCATGAGCTGGTTTCTACCATTGCCAGAGGCAAATGACAATCGGAAGGAGCGATGGAGAGGGCCTCACTTCCTGAGAAAGTGGCATGTGTACCCGCCTGGATGTAAGGTAGACCCTTTGTCAAGACAGATTCCAGGGGAGTTTAAGCTGCGTCCCCCTTTTCCGATGCAATCAGCCTTCTGAAATAGGGCTCGCATCGCTTGTCCACGTCAAGGATGTGATTGGAGAGCCAGTTCTCGATAAATTTACCCACATCAACGCCCGATGTGGCGCCCCCTTCCTCTCCCCTCAGCCGGGCGTAGAGGTGAAAGATCTCGTCCACGAGCTCTTCGTGTATCCTCATGTGCTCGCGGAGTTCCTCCTCGGGATAACCGGCGAGCTTCATGTATTTTTCCTCTGAGGCGAAGTGGTGCTCCGCGTCCACGATCGGAGATCCAACACTGTAACGATCGCTCCAAGAAAGATACGCCATGGCCTGTTGCCTCCACCCCTTCGGGACTGCCACCGGCAGTGCCAATCGGCTGTCTTGCCGATAGGCATGCTGTATGCCTTGTCGCAGCGGCGCGCGCCCACTGCCCCTAATTCATCATCGGCAATTCGGGTCGATTTTTTAACCCTGCGGCCCGGCTCCCACATTTGCCTTTCCCGGCTTTCTCGGGTAGTAATGGGGAAAAGCCTTCAGGAGGCGCACAAATGTCCAGGACCGAAAAAAATCTCCGCGAGGCCTTTGCCGGGGAGTCACAGGCGAACCGCAGGTATCTTGCCTTTGCAAAACAGGCAGACAAAGAGGGTCTCACCCAGGTCGCCCGCATCTTTCGGGCCGCTGCCGAGGCCGAGACCGTGCATGCCCACGCCCATCTGAGGGTACTGGGCGGTGTGAAGGACACGACATCAAACCTCAAGGAGGCCATCTCCGGCGAGACATACGAGTTCAAGACGATGTATCCGGCCATGATCGAGGATGCCCGGGCCGAGGGAAACAAGGCCGCAGAGCGGACCTTCACCTTTGCAAACGAGGTGGAGAAGGTCCATGCCGCCCTTTTCGAAAAGGCCTTAGAGAAAATGGGGGCCCTCGAGGTAAAGGACGTCTATGTCTGTGCGACCTGCGGCTACACCGTAGAAGGGGCCCCGCCCGAGAGATGCCCTGTCTGCGGGGCAAACAGCAAGGCCTTTTTCAGGGTCGATTAAAAAAGGCCTGAGACGAGACGACCGCCTCAGTATCCATGACCGTCGTCCTCCAGGGGGACTGGATCCTCTCTCGGGTCAGGGAGCTGGAAGATGCGTTCGGCTCGCCGGAGATCCCCCCAAACGGACGCGTCACCCTGGATGCCGCCGGGGTGACTTCCCTTGATACGGCAGGGGCATGGCTCCTCGTGAGGATCATCCGCGACCTCGAATCTCGGGGGGCCTCCGTGACCCTTGCGAGGCTTGCCGGAGAACAGGCGGCCCTTTTCGAACTCGTCTCAGGCACGAAGGACCTGGGCATACCGCCGGAACAAGGGAAAAGGATGGGCCTTTTCGAGGCGGTCGGGAAAAACGCCGTCTCCAGGATCGTCACGGCCGCATCCATCCTCTCGTTTGTCGGAGACACCTTCCTCTCCGTCCTCCGGCTCCTCTCAACCCCCAGCCGAATCCCATTTCGGGCGGTTGCTGCCAACATACAGCGTACCGGCCTGGATGCCGTACCCATCGTGGGGCTCCTCTCCTTTCTCATGGGATTCGTGATCGCCTACCAGGGCGGGGTCCTCCTTCAGATCTACGGGGCCCAGATCTTCGCAGCCGATCTCGTGGTCCTCTCTATCCTTCGGGAGATCGGGCCCCTCATCACGGCCATCATCGCCGCAGGCAGAAGTGGTTCCGCATTCACGGCCCAGATCGGGACCATGAAGGTCACGGAGGAGATCGACGCCATGAGGAGCATGGGGCTCTCCCCCCTGGATCGGCTCGTCCTTCCCAAGATCGCCGCACTCGTGATCTCCCTTCCGCTCCTGACGGTCCTCTCTGACGCAGTGGGAATCGCCGGGGGGATCTTCATGGCCGACGTCATGTTCGGCATCGGGCCCGCCGCCTTCATCGAACGGGCGACTGAAAGCGCCTCCCTCTCTACCTTTCTCCTCGGCCTCGTCAAGACACCGGTCTTCGCCGGGCTCATCGCGGTCGTAGGCTGTTACCAGGGCCTCCTCGTCACCGGAAGCGCAGAAAGCGTGGGCCGCCGGACCACGGTGAGCGTCGTCCAGTCCATCTTCCTCGTCATCGTGACGGACGCGGCATTCTCCGTGGTCTTCAGCAAACTCGGTATATAGGAATGGCGGAAAACGTCATCGAAATCACCGGCCTCCACACCCGTTTCGGGCGTCAGGTCATCCACGAGGACCTGGACCTCGAGGTCAGGAAGGGCGAGATCCTTGCCATCGTCGGGGGGAGCGGGACCGGGAAATCGACCCTCCTTCGGGAGATGATCGGCCTCACACGCCCGGCACAGGGAACGATTTCGGTCCTCGGAAGAACGATCACCGGGGTCCCTGAAAAGGGACTTTCCTGGCTCAGGAAAAGGACCGGCGTCCTCTTTCAGGGCGGGGCCCTCTTCAGCTCCCTCACCGTCCTCGAAAACACCGCCCTGCCTCTGGTCGAACACACGGATCTCGATCCCGTCTTCATCCGGGAACTCGCCCTTGTGAAGGTCCTCCTCGCCGGGCTCACCCCCGAGGCCGCAGGGCTCTTTCCGAGCGAGCTCAGCGGCGGGATGCGAAAACGGGCCGGTCTCGCCCGTGCCATCGCCCTCGACCCCGAACTCCTCTTTCTTGACGAACCCACCTCAGGGCTCGACCCCGTGAGCGCGGACGCCTTTGACGACCTCATCCTTCGACTGCGCGCCTCCCTCGGGTTCACGGTGGTCATGGTCACCCACGACCTCGACTCCCTGTTGAAGACGGCAGACCGGGTGGCTATCCTGGGCGACAGACGCATCCTCGCTGTCGGGCCCCTTTCGCAAGTGGCATCGGTCGATCACCCATTCATTCAGGAATTCTTCCACGGCCCCAGGGGGAGAACGGTCCAGTGAGGCATCATGGAAACACGGGTCAGCTATACACTAGTCGGGATCTTTGTGGTGACGCTCATCACCGCCTTCATCGGAGGCGTCCTCTGGCTCACGACAGGAGGACGCGGCGCGTCGGCGGACCGCTACCTGGTCTACATCACGGAATCCGTAAGCGGCCTCACCCCTGACGCCCTGGTCAAATTTCGAGGGGTGACGGTGGGTAACGTCCGGGACATCTCCATCCCCCCCGACCGCCCGAATACGGTCCGCCTCCTCCTCGAGGTGAAAAAGGGGACGCCCATCCTCCAGGGAACCGTTGCAACCCTTGAATATCAGGGGCTAACCGGGCTCGCCTTCGTGAATCTGGAGGGGGGAAAACCCGGCGCGCCTCCCATTGCGGCCAGCCCAGGCGAGGAATATCCGGTCATCGAAAGCAGGCCGTCCCTTGTCACCCGCCTTGGAGAAAAACTCGAGGATCCGCTGGAATATGTGATAGAAACCACCCGCAGGCTCACAGAGCTCCTGAGCGAGGAAAACATCAAGGCCTTTTCCGGGCTTGTACAAAACCTTGAAAGTCTCAGTTCGTCCCTCACTGCCCTGACAGGAGAGCTGGAAAAAGGCATCTCGAGCTTTGCCGCCGCCATGGAAGAGACGAAAAAGGCCAGCCAGGGGCTCCCTGCTCTCGTGGCCTCCACGGAACGAACCGTGACAAACATAGAAGGGATGGCGCGAGAATTCACCGCAACAGGGGCGCAAGCAGGCGGGGCGGTCTCTGATGCGGGCCGAGAGATATCGTTTCAGGCCGCAACCCTCACGCCGGAACTGGTCATGCTCATCTCGGACATCCGTGAAACGAACCGACACCTGAAGGCCCTCACAGAGGAACTCTCCCGGGAGCCCGCGTCCATCCTTTACGGGAAGGCCCCGCCACGACCAGGGCCTGGAGAGTGACCATGGCCCGTATCCCAGCCCACGTCCTCCTGCTCGCCATTGCGTGCGCGTGGCTTACCGCGGCCTGCACGCCGTTTCACCGCCCTCCGTCCCCTCCCCCGACTGCGGCCTATCTCCTCGATGGGAAGACCGAATCGAGTTCCCGAATTCCAACGCCGGCTGCGAACGGGCCTGTCGTCACCGTCCCCCGGACACGTTCCGCGCCTGGCCTCGACACGGACCTCATGGCCTACGTCACGGAACCGCATCGTCTCGACCACTTTGCCTATCACCGCTGGGCCAGAAAACCAGCGGACATGTTCCACCGGGCCCTCACAAGATCCCTTGCGGAATCCGGGGCATTTTCGGCCGTCCTTGACGGGTCATCTCCGGCCCGAGCGGATCTGCTCCTGGAGACCGACTCCTTCTCCCTGATCCAGTTCTTCGAAAAAGGGGCAAGCCGCATAGAAATGGAGATAAACGCGCGCATCGTAGACCTCACCGACCGGTCGGTCCGTGCGGAAAGGACCTTCCATGTATCCGAACCGACTCACCAGCCCGACCCGGTCTCCGGGGTTGAGGCCGCCAACCGCGCCTTGTCGAGGATCCTTGAGGAGATGACAGACTGGATCGGCTGGGTCATTACCGCAGGGGAAAACGCCGGTCCCTGATCCTACCGTTTCAACCCGCGCTTCTTTCATTATCCTCTCCGGGGCAAGCGAGAGGATCTTCCACCCCGGCCGGGGCCGGGCGCCCGGGCCGGGGTCA
This DNA window, taken from Deltaproteobacteria bacterium, encodes the following:
- a CDS encoding rubrerythrin family protein, with amino-acid sequence MSRTEKNLREAFAGESQANRRYLAFAKQADKEGLTQVARIFRAAAEAETVHAHAHLRVLGGVKDTTSNLKEAISGETYEFKTMYPAMIEDARAEGNKAAERTFTFANEVEKVHAALFEKALEKMGALEVKDVYVCATCGYTVEGAPPERCPVCGANSKAFFRVD
- a CDS encoding MlaD family protein: METRVSYTLVGIFVVTLITAFIGGVLWLTTGGRGASADRYLVYITESVSGLTPDALVKFRGVTVGNVRDISIPPDRPNTVRLLLEVKKGTPILQGTVATLEYQGLTGLAFVNLEGGKPGAPPIAASPGEEYPVIESRPSLVTRLGEKLEDPLEYVIETTRRLTELLSEENIKAFSGLVQNLESLSSSLTALTGELEKGISSFAAAMEETKKASQGLPALVASTERTVTNIEGMAREFTATGAQAGGAVSDAGREISFQAATLTPELVMLISDIRETNRHLKALTEELSREPASILYGKAPPRPGPGE
- a CDS encoding ABC transporter ATP-binding protein — its product is MAENVIEITGLHTRFGRQVIHEDLDLEVRKGEILAIVGGSGTGKSTLLREMIGLTRPAQGTISVLGRTITGVPEKGLSWLRKRTGVLFQGGALFSSLTVLENTALPLVEHTDLDPVFIRELALVKVLLAGLTPEAAGLFPSELSGGMRKRAGLARAIALDPELLFLDEPTSGLDPVSADAFDDLILRLRASLGFTVVMVTHDLDSLLKTADRVAILGDRRILAVGPLSQVASVDHPFIQEFFHGPRGRTVQ
- a CDS encoding ABC-type transport auxiliary lipoprotein family protein, whose protein sequence is MARIPAHVLLLAIACAWLTAACTPFHRPPSPPPTAAYLLDGKTESSSRIPTPAANGPVVTVPRTRSAPGLDTDLMAYVTEPHRLDHFAYHRWARKPADMFHRALTRSLAESGAFSAVLDGSSPARADLLLETDSFSLIQFFEKGASRIEMEINARIVDLTDRSVRAERTFHVSEPTHQPDPVSGVEAANRALSRILEEMTDWIGWVITAGENAGP
- a CDS encoding MlaE family lipid ABC transporter permease subunit translates to MTVVLQGDWILSRVRELEDAFGSPEIPPNGRVTLDAAGVTSLDTAGAWLLVRIIRDLESRGASVTLARLAGEQAALFELVSGTKDLGIPPEQGKRMGLFEAVGKNAVSRIVTAASILSFVGDTFLSVLRLLSTPSRIPFRAVAANIQRTGLDAVPIVGLLSFLMGFVIAYQGGVLLQIYGAQIFAADLVVLSILREIGPLITAIIAAGRSGSAFTAQIGTMKVTEEIDAMRSMGLSPLDRLVLPKIAALVISLPLLTVLSDAVGIAGGIFMADVMFGIGPAAFIERATESASLSTFLLGLVKTPVFAGLIAVVGCYQGLLVTGSAESVGRRTTVSVVQSIFLVIVTDAAFSVVFSKLGI